The sequence below is a genomic window from Deltaproteobacteria bacterium.
GCACTGAATTCAGGAGAAGAATAACCAATAACCTCCTGGTAATGATTGTCGAAGACATTCTGCCCCTTGACAAAAAACTTCAGCTGCTGCACGGGACCCTGTCTTATCTGGGTGGTATAGGAGGCTGCTGCGTCAAGGGTGAAATAATCGTTGTTTTGCAGACGCTTGGTAGTAAACGTGTAAAAAGGAGATGTGTCAAGTGCCTGGAACAACAGGTCGTCTCTGTCTCCCACATAGGTGCCTCTTATGTTTACATTGAACTGGCGCCATAGCCAGTTCACAAAAAAGGAAGCAGAATGCTTTGGCCGCCGCAGAAGTTTCTTGCCCTTGGCAAAAGCAAGATTCGTGAGGCCGCCATCGTCTGTTACCTCGGTGTTCAAATAGGTGTAGTTGCCTCCCAGGGTAAGGCCAGGGCCAGGTTTGGCCAGAAAGGTGAACTCCAGCCCCCAGGCCTCTGCTTTCTGGATGTTTTCGAAGGTAAAGATGGGTGCTTCATAAACAGCAGCAATGAGGTCCTTGAACTTGCTGTTGAAATAGGTGAAGCTCAGGGCGACTTTGTTGTTCAGTAGAGTCTGGTCGACACCTACTTCCCAGGAAAATGTTTTTTCCGGATCCAGCTTTGGATTGCCTATGGCGCCAAATCCCCCGAAATTTTCTAGAAAAGTCGGCTCCTTGATGCCAGTGCCAACTGCTGCCCGCAGTTTTGTGCCAGTTTCCCTGATGTCCAGCGCCACCGAACCCCTGGGCGATGTCTTGCTGCCATACTCACTGTTGTCATCTACGCGGACACCTCCAGTGAGAAACAGGCGGTTGAACAAGCCCAACTGCTCCTGCAAATAGAAGGCGTTATTGTGGCGGCTCTTGTCAGCGGTCTCAGTTGATGGAAAAGAACCGAAAGGCGGTGGACCAAAAACAATTGTGGCCAGACTGTCCAGATCGAGCGCTTCTCTATCGTATGCATATCCAGCTGTAAATACGGATTTCAAGGCCTCGCCTCTGGCAAAGCGCAGGTTCAGGTGATAATCAATAGTTGCCCTGGTTTCGCTGCTCTCAGAATGACTGCCGGGTGGAGCGTCCAGTGCGGTCTGCTTGTTGGGCGGATCGTCGTACGTCTTGTCCGATCTGTGAAACCCTAGCTGGAAGACGTTTTCCCACCAGGGAAGCATGTTGTTGCGGGTTTGCACACCTATAACCGTATCACGGTCTCTCTGATATTGATCAGGATCCAGCCCCGGAAAGCTTTTGTCAACACGATCTCCGCCGAGTTCAGTGGGAAACTCATATTTGCTGTCAGCATAACGCGCAGTCAGGTTTATTTCCCAGATTTCAGATGGATAGACGTCGAGGCGGCCGCTGAAAGTGTTATTGTAGTAGTCGTTGTTCACGTTCAGAATCCCCTTGTCGTCTATCCTGCCGTATGCGAAGGAATAGCCGATTCGCTCGTTTCCACCTGAGACGCCTATCTTCTGCTCGCCGATGTAACGGCCGCCCTCATGGTGCGCGCCGTTGGCCGTAGAGAGCCTGATGGTTGGCTTGCCCTGGCCTCTCTTGGTTATGATGTTGATTACCCCGCCCATGGCGTCTGAACCGTACAGGGCGCTCTGGGGGCCCCGAATGATCTCTATTCTTTCGATATTGTCAGTGGTAAGATTCGAAAAGTCATAGTCGCCGCCGGCCAGATTGACGTGGACTCCATCGATCATGATGAGCGTGAAGTTGTTCTCACCGCCTCTGGGGTATAGAACAGTTGTGCCACCGCGGGAGCCGGTCTGCGAGATGTTCAGGCCAACCACATTCTGGAGGAGCTGCGACACATCAGTAATGTGGCGACGCTGGATCTCGTCTGCTGTTATCACAGTAGCTGAGACGCCGAGCTCTGTGACTGGCACCTCGGTTCTGGTAGCAGTAACCACCACTGGCGCCAGTGTAGTCTCTTCCTGTTCCTGAGCTGTTGCGGGCACTGCGATCGCCGCTGCCATGAGTATACTCGAAATGAAAAGGTGTGCTCTTTTCATAAAACCCTCCCAAGAAATATAGCCTTTGCAACAGGCTGGATACCCTTAAGAAAACTGCAAGATAGCTCTTGCTGAAGGTGGAAGACTCCTATTCGGATCAGCAAAAAATCAGCCGTATAACCGCAAGGGGTCTCCGAATATTTCAAGTTTGCCTGCTTCATTCAAGCGGGCCTTCACACAAGAGACGTGCTGGGCTCCCTGGGTGAGCAGGAGATGGCAGGCATCTTCCACATCGTAGAAGCCTTCTGTGCCGGCAGCAAGAACAGTGCTGTCGCCTGGAAGGCCCAGGCCGGCCATTGCCTCTTCAACAGAAAAGGACTCGGGCAGATTGCCGCTGTCAGTGAGGTAAACGATTATGCCTTTCTTCATCTGTTGCCTCCTTTCTCTGGACAATAATTTTTTGGATGTGTTTACTGCTGCCTGGCATGAGCAGGATGAACTGTTGCCCGGCAGACCTCTGCCAGGGTTGGTTTCCAGAGACGGCCGGTCGGGCTAAACCGACCGTCTCCTGGAAACTGGTTGAGGTTGAGGAGTGGTGCAAAAAAAAATCCTTGAGCTGCTTTGAGC
It includes:
- a CDS encoding TonB-dependent receptor, translating into MKRAHLFISSILMAAAIAVPATAQEQEETTLAPVVVTATRTEVPVTELGVSATVITADEIQRRHITDVSQLLQNVVGLNISQTGSRGGTTVLYPRGGENNFTLIMIDGVHVNLAGGDYDFSNLTTDNIERIEIIRGPQSALYGSDAMGGVINIITKRGQGKPTIRLSTANGAHHEGGRYIGEQKIGVSGGNERIGYSFAYGRIDDKGILNVNNDYYNNTFSGRLDVYPSEIWEINLTARYADSKYEFPTELGGDRVDKSFPGLDPDQYQRDRDTVIGVQTRNNMLPWWENVFQLGFHRSDKTYDDPPNKQTALDAPPGSHSESSETRATIDYHLNLRFARGEALKSVFTAGYAYDREALDLDSLATIVFGPPPFGSFPSTETADKSRHNNAFYLQEQLGLFNRLFLTGGVRVDDNSEYGSKTSPRGSVALDIRETGTKLRAAVGTGIKEPTFLENFGGFGAIGNPKLDPEKTFSWEVGVDQTLLNNKVALSFTYFNSKFKDLIAAVYEAPIFTFENIQKAEAWGLEFTFLAKPGPGLTLGGNYTYLNTEVTDDGGLTNLAFAKGKKLLRRPKHSASFFVNWLWRQFNVNIRGTYVGDRDDLLFQALDTSPFYTFTTKRLQNNDYFTLDAAASYTTQIRQGPVQQLKFFVKGQNVFDNHYQEVIGYSSPEFSAMGGVEILL